A window of the Mus musculus strain C57BL/6J chromosome 18, GRCm38.p6 C57BL/6J genome harbors these coding sequences:
- the Rpl17 gene encoding 60S ribosomal protein L17 isoform X1, producing MGDGARPPAELRGARTGRGRPRLGFYGHLPRWFATLLTQKTPQNNTRETAQAIKGMHIRKATKYLKDVTLKKQCVPFRRYNGGVGRCAQAKQWGWTQGRWPKKSAEFLLHMLKNAESNAELKGLDVDSLVIEHIQVNKAPKMRRRTYRAHGRINPYMSSPCHIEMILTEKEQIVPKPEEEVAQKKKISQKKLKKQKLMARE from the exons ATGGGTGACGGGGCCAGGCCGCCGGCGGAGCTGCGGGGGGCTCGGACCGGACGGGGACGCCCGAGGCTCGGCTTCTACG GTCACCTGCCAAGATGGTTCGCTACTCTCTTGAcccagaaaaccccacaaaat AACACCCGGGAAACTGCCCAGGCCATCAAGGGAATGCATATCCGCAAAGCCACCAAGTATCTGAAGGATGTCACCttaaagaagcaatgtgtgcCATTCCGGCGGTATAATGGTGGAGTTGGTAGGTGCGCCCAG GCCAAACAGTGGGGCTGGACACAGGGTCGGTGGCCAAAAAAGAGTGCTGAATTTTTGCTGCACATGCTTAAAAATGCTGAGAGTAACGCTGAACTTAAG GGTTTAGACGTAGATTCTCTAGTCATTGAACACATCCAGGTGAACAAGGCACCTAAGATGCGCCGACGAACCTACAGAGCTCATGGCCGGATTAACCCATACATGAGCTCCCCCTGCCACATTGAGATGATCctcactgagaaggaacagatcgttccaaagccagaagaggaggttgCACAGAAGAAAAAG ATatcccagaagaaactgaagaaacaaaaactcatggcccgggaataa
- the Rpl17 gene encoding 60S ribosomal protein L17 isoform X2, whose product MVRYSLDPENPTKSCKSRGSNLRVHFKNTRETAQAIKGMHIRKATKYLKDVTLKKQCVPFRRYNGGVGRCAQAKQWGWTQGRWPKKSAEFLLHMLKNAESNAELKGLDVDSLVIEHIQVNKAPKMRRRTYRAHGRINPYMSSPCHIEMILTEKEQIVPKPEEEVAQKKKISQKKLKKQKLMARE is encoded by the exons ATGGTTCGCTACTCTCTTGAcccagaaaaccccacaaaat CATGCAAATCAAGAGGGTCAAACCTTCGTGTTCACTTTAAG AACACCCGGGAAACTGCCCAGGCCATCAAGGGAATGCATATCCGCAAAGCCACCAAGTATCTGAAGGATGTCACCttaaagaagcaatgtgtgcCATTCCGGCGGTATAATGGTGGAGTTGGTAGGTGCGCCCAG GCCAAACAGTGGGGCTGGACACAGGGTCGGTGGCCAAAAAAGAGTGCTGAATTTTTGCTGCACATGCTTAAAAATGCTGAGAGTAACGCTGAACTTAAG GGTTTAGACGTAGATTCTCTAGTCATTGAACACATCCAGGTGAACAAGGCACCTAAGATGCGCCGACGAACCTACAGAGCTCATGGCCGGATTAACCCATACATGAGCTCCCCCTGCCACATTGAGATGATCctcactgagaaggaacagatcgttccaaagccagaagaggaggttgCACAGAAGAAAAAG ATatcccagaagaaactgaagaaacaaaaactcatggcccgggaataa
- the BC031181 gene encoding UPF0729 protein C18orf32 homolog isoform 2 (isoform 2 is encoded by transcript variant 5), with translation MLSLTCSVPLGSVKRVSELQPGTMVCIPCIVIPVLLWIFKKFLEPYIYPVVSRIWPKKAVQQSGDKNMSKVDCKGAGTNGLPTKGPTEVSDKKKD, from the exons ATGTTGTCTTTGACTTGCTCTGTCCCCCTCGGTTCCGTCAAGAGAG TGTCGGAGCTCCAACCTGGGACAATGGTGTGCATTCCTTGCATTGTCATTCCAGTCCTGCTCTGGATCTTCAAAAAGTTCCTGGAGCCATACATATACCCTGTGGTCAGTCGCATATGGCCTAAAAAAGCCGTCCAGCAATCCGGCGATAAGAATATGAGCAAGGTAGACTGCAAG GGTGCAGGTACTAATGGATTACCCACAAAAGGACCAACAGAAGTCTCGGATAAAAAGAAAGACTAG
- the BC031181 gene encoding UPF0729 protein C18orf32 homolog isoform 1 (isoform 1 is encoded by transcript variant 2): MVCIPCIVIPVLLWIFKKFLEPYIYPVVSRIWPKKAVQQSGDKNMSKVDCKGAGTNGLPTKGPTEVSDKKKD; the protein is encoded by the exons ATGGTGTGCATTCCTTGCATTGTCATTCCAGTCCTGCTCTGGATCTTCAAAAAGTTCCTGGAGCCATACATATACCCTGTGGTCAGTCGCATATGGCCTAAAAAAGCCGTCCAGCAATCCGGCGATAAGAATATGAGCAAGGTAGACTGCAAG GGTGCAGGTACTAATGGATTACCCACAAAAGGACCAACAGAAGTCTCGGATAAAAAGAAAGACTAG